A genomic region of Halobacteriovorax sp. DA5 contains the following coding sequences:
- a CDS encoding M4 family metallopeptidase, which translates to MYQLLALVTIFISLKAFPYNFANQFKDHRMVTCHSKDSRGQTQVFHVVENIYSAQQYLHSKEYKVTTTTGHSNGNLNNDPLYFLSDDFWGVPGKIVQSQNCLFSNPALVDTHVNTIKTIRIVKEHLGFNSFDNKGAEVISVLLKKGSFNDNARWWDKDKNIITFGQSSDISDHTHLSASIGIVAHEFAHGLLANTIELASEGDQGSLNEAFADIIGVFVCFKNNPSADCYQLGHEAYIGQGNCLRDISNPEQNGQASNFDEYKPNGPNVYYNAGIVTNAFYLLSEGTAEFEGVGYEVATEVFFNAYMKYLNKNSTIRDIKLATVKYLNEAQDLNHKQTLKTLLSVWKHIGP; encoded by the coding sequence ATGTATCAATTATTAGCTCTTGTAACCATTTTCATATCGCTTAAGGCTTTTCCTTATAACTTTGCTAATCAGTTTAAAGATCACCGTATGGTCACATGTCATAGTAAAGATTCTCGAGGTCAGACTCAGGTGTTTCACGTTGTTGAAAATATTTATAGTGCTCAACAATACCTTCACTCCAAAGAATATAAAGTTACAACTACTACAGGTCACAGCAATGGCAACCTAAACAATGATCCATTGTATTTCCTCTCTGATGATTTTTGGGGAGTACCAGGAAAAATTGTACAATCACAAAATTGCTTATTCTCAAACCCTGCTCTCGTAGATACTCATGTTAATACTATAAAAACAATAAGAATCGTAAAAGAGCACTTAGGGTTTAATAGCTTTGATAATAAAGGCGCGGAAGTAATTTCAGTGCTTTTAAAAAAAGGCTCATTTAATGATAATGCAAGATGGTGGGATAAAGATAAAAATATAATTACATTCGGGCAGAGTTCAGATATTTCAGATCACACACACTTGTCTGCAAGTATTGGAATCGTTGCCCATGAATTTGCTCATGGGCTGTTAGCAAATACAATAGAACTTGCTTCCGAAGGTGACCAGGGATCACTCAATGAAGCATTTGCAGATATTATCGGGGTTTTTGTTTGCTTTAAAAATAATCCAAGTGCAGATTGCTATCAGTTAGGACATGAAGCATATATTGGTCAGGGTAATTGCTTACGTGATATTTCAAACCCAGAACAAAATGGTCAAGCAAGTAACTTTGACGAATACAAGCCTAATGGCCCTAATGTTTATTATAATGCAGGCATAGTAACGAATGCTTTTTATCTCTTGTCTGAGGGAACAGCTGAATTTGAGGGTGTAGGATATGAAGTTGCAACTGAAGTTTTTTTCAATGCTTACATGAAATATCTTAATAAGAATTCAACTATCAGGGATATAAAGTTGGCAACAGTTAAATATTTAAATGAAGCCCAAGACTTAAATCATAAGCAAACACTTAAAACCCTGCTTTCTGTATGGAAGCATATTGGGCCATAA